A single genomic interval of Monodelphis domestica isolate mMonDom1 chromosome X, mMonDom1.pri, whole genome shotgun sequence harbors:
- the LOC100019659 gene encoding toll-like receptor 13 — MGPKARGMPLKWLWFIVLEFSLLSLVEMYGFRHCTQYKFNIHHVLCVRKNITNLKESIHDLPEYVTHLNLTHNQIQTVPSRSFVNLSNLVDLRLEWNFIWDLGPEAFQGLKNLTLLNLVENKLQSINSSFEGLSSLKTLLLSHNQISWIQENAFVPLINLQYLNLSRNAITTFSNVLAAVQHLPCLEVLDLTYNTIASLDCNPTTLVSLTKLILMKNKLVDLDFSTLSLPNLTTLDVSQNALQNVHLDTLPQVKRLNLSQTCLEVEKLDAKHLQNLIELDLSGITPLPNTKHVNLSAVCHLLQNLPRIETLFFQKNGIDSENIKHLANCTMLVSLDLSHNKDLVHLCNSEFSDMPSLERLDLNSCMLSLVSNMTWDSLQNLTVLDLSRNRLKTFPDFAFAPLRRLQSLSLSRNPITELNNLSFYRLHELKELDLAGCWIVAIDSYSFSQFLSLENLNLRENNLRTLKKNTFLFLKNLQVLTLSYNRLATIEKSAFSGLPKLYKLDLAYNILSDFHPGMFLGLEGLEVLDLSFNKITYETLKSLQPPPFKDLQTLKRLNLEGQINGIQVVPINFFQGLGSLQELLLGKNSKVFLDHLQLDQLPNLTRLDISGTKAGNRGLYLNISLFQKLKQLKSLQLENNNLDSLAPEMFFGLEGLQIFSLRFNNLKIINQNLLQNLKSLMYFDVYGNKLECTCDNGWFKNWSVSTPTVHIPYLGSFQCQQPNTQSLLVGFDTSICNFDTGKICFFCSFSLVLATMVCSWFGTKMISSMRYGIYMFKSLYLAKWHRTEREFVYDAFVSFNAADEEWVYKELVPALEKVGQPTFKLCLHHRDFELGVDIFENIQNAINTSRKTLCIVSNNYLQSEWCRLEVQLASLQMFYDYQDVIILIFLEEIPNYRLSSYHRLRKLVKRQTFITWPEDFQERPLFWARIRNALGNKTVREENARLILTDPLGD; from the coding sequence ATGGGCCCCAAAGCCAGAGGTATGCCACTGAAATGGCTCTGGTTCATAGTACTTGAGTTTTCTTTGCTGTCACTTGTAGAGATGTATGGATTCCGTCACTGCACCCAGTATAAGTTCAACATTCATCATGTGCTCTGTGTCCGGAAGAACATCACCAACTTGAAGGAAAGCATTCATGATCTCCCTGAATATGTCACTCACCTCAACCTTACACACAACCAAATCCAAACTGTGCCCTCTAGAAGCTTTGTTAATTTGTCTAATCTTGTGGATCTTCGACTAGAGTGGAACTTTATCTGGGACCTTGGTCCAGAGGCCTTTCAGGGGCTTAAAAACTTGACCCTTTTGAACCTGGTGGAAAATAAGCTTCAGAGTATCAATTCTTCATTTGAGGGTCTATCCAGTTTGAAAACTTTGCTCCTGAGCCACAATCAAATCTCCTGGATCCAGGAAAATGCCTTTGTCCCACTCATCAACTTACAGTACTTAAATTTGTCTCGTAATGCAATTACCACTTTTTCCAATGTACTGGCAGCTGTCCAgcatctcccatgcctggaagtTCTTGATCTCACCTACAACACTATTGCCTCCCTGGACTGCAATCCAACGACCTTGGTCTCCCTCACCAAGCTGATCTTGATGAAGAACAAGCTGGTTGACTTGGATTTCTCTACCCTATCACTTCCCAACCTAACCACCCTGGACGTCTCCCAGAATGCTCTCCAGAATGTGCATCTGGATACTCTACCGCAGGTGAAGAGATTGAATCTGAGCCAGACATGTTTGGAAGTGGAAAAGCTTGATGCCAAACATCTCCAGAATCTGATAGAGCTGGACCTCAGTGGTATCACTCCATTGCCTAACACAAAGCATGTGAACCTGAGTGCCGTGTGTCACCTCCTCCAGAACTTACCCAGGATAGAGACtttgttttttcagaaaaatGGAATTGATTCAGAGAACATCAAGCACCTTGCCAACTGTACTATGCTAGTATCTCTTGACCTGAGCCACAATAAAGATTTGGTCCACCTCTGTAACAGTGAGTTCAGTGACATGCCCAGCCTTGAACGGCTGGATCTGAACAGTTGTATGCTGTCCCTGGTCAGCAATATGACTTGGGATTCCCTGCAGAATTTGACAGTGTTAGACTTGAGTCGAAATAGGCTTAAAACCTTTCCAGATTTTGCATTTGCTCCCCTTCGACGCCtgcagtctctctctctttccagaaATCCCATCACAGAGCTCAACAACCTGTCCTTCTATAGGTTACATGAGCTAAAGGAACTCGACTTGGCCGGGTGCTGGATAGTGGCGATTGATAGCTATTCCTTTAGTCAGTTTTTGAGCCTTGAGAATCTAAACCTTCGGGAGAACAATCTCCGAACTCTGAAAAAGAACACTTTTTTATTTCTGAAGAATCTTCAAGTTCTGACTCTTTCCTACAACCGTTTGGCCACCATCGAGAAAAGTGCTTTTTCTGGCCTCCCCAAACTATACAAACTTGACCTGGCATACAACATACTGTCTGATTTTCATCCTGGTATGTTCCTTGGACTGGAAGGACTAGAGGTTTTAGACCTCAGTTTTAACAAAATAACTTATGAaactctcaagagcctccagccTCCTCCTTTTAAGGATCTCCAGACTCTCAAACGCCTCAACTTAGAAGGACAAATAAATGGAATTCAGGTTGTTCCAATCAACTTCTTCCAAGGATTGGGGAGTTTGCAGGAACTACTACTGGGAAAGAATTCCAAGGTATTTCTGGACCACCTCCAGTTGGACCAACTGCCTAATCTCACCAGACTGGATATCTCAGGGACAAAAGCTGGCAATCGGGGTctctatttaaatatttccttgttccaaaaactgaaacaattgaaatcATTGCAACTCGAGAACAACAACTTGGACTCGTTAGCTCCTGAAATGTTCTTTGGTTTGGAAGGCCTTCAGATCTTTTCCTTGAGGTTCAATAACCTGAAAATCATTAATCAAAACCTTTTGCAGAACCTGAAGTCTCTGATGTATTTTGATGTCTATGGGAACAAGCTTGAGTGTACCTGTGATAATGGGTGGTTCAAGAACTGGTCCGTCAGCACACCAACTGTCCATATTCCCTATTTGGGGAGCTTCCAGTGTCAACAGCCAAATACACAGAGCCTACTAGTGGGTTTTGATACTTCCATTTGTAATTTTGACACAGGTAAAATTTGCTTCTTCTGCTCCTTCAGCCTGGTGTTGGCAACCATGGTCTGTTCCTGGTTTGGTACCAAGATGATCTCATCCATGCGATATGGGATCTATATGTTTAAGTCATTATACCTGGCCAAGTGGCATCGGACAGAAAGGGAGTTCGTCTATGATGCTTTTGTCTCCTTCAATGCTGCTGATGAAGAGTGGGTTTATAAGGAGCTTGTACCGGCTCTAGAAAAGGTTGGCCAGCCTACTTTTAAGCTCTGCCTGCACCATCGGGACTTTGAACTTGGGGTAGACATCTTCGAGAATATCCAGAATGCCATTAATACCAGTCGAAAGACTCTCTGTATTGTCAGTAACAACTATCTCCAAAGTGAGTGGTGCCGACTTGAGGTGCAGCTAGCTAGCCTCCAGATGTTCTATGACTACCAGGATGTGATCATCTTGATTTTCCTGGAGGAGATCCCCAACTACCGACTGTCCAGCTACCATCGACTCCGGAAACTCGTGAAGAGGCAGACATTTATCACCTGGCCTGAGGATTTCCAGGAAAGGCCCCTGTTTTGGGCCCGCATTAGAAATGCTCTAGGCAACAAGACCGTTAGGGAGGAGAATGCACGGTTAATTTTGACTGATCCACTAGGAGACTGA